The following proteins are encoded in a genomic region of Phragmites australis chromosome 9, lpPhrAust1.1, whole genome shotgun sequence:
- the LOC133928048 gene encoding uncharacterized protein LOC133928048: MPLSQIKLSITFGMPDNFCTEKLTFDVTDFETTYNMILSHPMLGKFMAVVHYAYQTLKILGPKGIITVREDKHAVVKCDKQILDMVEHLSRAATTSKGTDSKHQKHQATVEIKDSKHVNPADTSKSNDATKDETSDWCQRQKD; encoded by the coding sequence ATGCCCCTTAGCCAGATCAAGTTGTCGATTACTTTTGGCATGCCCGATAATTTCTGTACAGAGAAGCTTACCTTTGATGTCACAGACTTCGAGACGACATACAATATGATCTTGAGCCACCCAATGCTAGGAAAGTTTATGGCAGTGGTGCACTATGCATATCAGACGCTCAAGATCTTAGGTCCCAAAGGGATCATAACTGTTAGGGAAGATAAGCATGCAGTagtcaaatgcgacaagcagATCCTGGACATGGTTGAACACCTCAGTCGAGCGGCAACCACTTCTAAGGGCACGGATTCCAAGCATCAAAAGCATCAAGCCACTGTTGagatcaaggactccaagcATGTAAATCCTGCTGATACTTCTAAGTCCAACGATGCCACCAAGGATGAGACCAGCGATTGGTGCCAACGACAAAAGGACTGA
- the LOC133928754 gene encoding peroxisomal fatty acid beta-oxidation multifunctional protein MFP2-like — translation MARGTTTMEVRADGVAVITISNPPVNALSLDVIASLQRNYAQALSRKDVKAVVLTGDKGRFCGGFDINAFGNKPKNEKTGSLSIDFLTDIVEDAHKPTVAAIDGIALGGGLEVAMVCHARISTPSAQLGLPELQLGIIPGMGGTQRLPRLVGLPKALEMMLMSKPINGREAHELGLVDNVASANELVSTACSWALEIAEQKRPWFKSLYRTDRLPALGEVKKILKYARVQAQKKAAYVQHPIVCIDVIEEGIVSGPRTGLMQEVLSAKMLERSQTSKSLRHVFFAQRATSKIPNITNMGLTPQRIKKAAIVGGGLMGSGIATVFILNNFLVVLKEVNEQFLSAGINRVKANLQSFVRKGQLTEEDYEKKLSQLSGVLDYEQFRDADVVIEAVIEDILLKQQVFSDLEKYCHHDCIFATNTSTIDLNLIGQKTISQDRIVGAHFFSPAHVMPLLEIVRTHQTSSQVIVDLLDVAKKIRKTPIVVGNCTGFAVNRMFFPYGQAAAFLVDYGLDVYHIDHVITQFGMPMGPFRLIDLVGFGVSVATRMQYLQSYPERCYKSMLLQILLEDNRTGESSHRGFYLYDDKRKAYPDPDLRKYIEKSRNMAGTVQDPKLMKLTDNDIVEMVFFPVVNEACRVLDEGIALKASDLDVASIMGMGFPSYRGGVMFWADLLSAKYVYNRLEAWSKDYGEFFRPCEYLAARAHQGASLAAMVDGVKSRL, via the exons ATGGCGAGGGGCACCACCACCATGGAGGTGCGCGCCGACGGCGTCGCCGTCATCACCATCTCCAACCCGCCCGTCAACGCCCTCTCACTCGACG TCATAGCTAGCTTGCAGAGAAACTATGCACAGGCTCTTAGCAGGAAAGATGTCAAGGCAGTCGTCCTCACTG GTGACAAAGGGAGGTTTTGCGGTGGCTTTGATATAAATGCATTTGGAAATAAGCCAA AAAATGAGAAGACCGGATCCCTCTCAATTGATTTTTTGACTGACATAGTGGAAG ATGCCCACAAACCGACAGTGGCTGCTATAGACGGCATTGCTCTTGGTGGTGGATTAGAGGTTGCAATG GTTTGCCACGCTCGCATTTCGACACCATCAGCTCAATTAGGATTACCTGAACTTCAACTAGGAATCATTCCTGGAATGGGAG GAACACAACGGCTTCCCCGCCTTGTTGGCCTGCCAAAAGCCCTTGAGATGATGTTG ATGTCAAAGCCTATAAATGGCAGGGAGGCACATGAACTTGGTTTAGTTGATAATGTAGCTTCAGCTAATGAATTGGTCAGCACTGCCTGTTCTTGGGCTCTGGAAATTGCTGAACAGAAGCGACCATGGTTCAAGAGTCTCTACAGAACTGATAGGCTTCCCGCTCTTGGGGAAGTGAAGAAAATTCTTAAATATGCAAGGGTTCAAGCTCAAAAGAAGGCCGCTTATGTTCAACATCCCATAGTTTGCATTGATGTTATTGAAGAGGGAATAGTCTCTGGCCCTCGCACTGGCCTCATGCAG GAAgtgctctctgcaaaaatgctTGAGCGGTCTCAAACAAGCAAAAGCTTAAGACATGTATTTTTCGCCCAACGTGCTACTTCAAAG ATTCCAAATATTACCAACATGGGTTTGACACCACAGAGAATAAAAAAGGCAGCTATTGTTGGGGGTGGTCTAATGGGATCTGGAATTGCAACGGTATTCATATTGAACAACTTCTTGGTTGTCTTGAAAGAAGTAAATGAACAGTTCTTATCTGCAGGAATTAACAGAGTTAAAG CTAATTTGCAGAGTTTTGTCAGAAAGGGGCAACTTACTGAAGAAGATTATGAAAAGAAACTTTCTCAACTATCCGGTGTTCTTGACTATGAACAGTTCAGGGATGCAGATGTAGTCATCGAG GCAGTTATTGAGGATATATTGCTGAAGCAGCAAGTATTTTCTGATCTTGAGAAGTACTGCCATCATGATTGCATATTTGCCACAAATACTTCAACAATAGACTTGAACTTAATTGGTCAGAAGACTATTTCTCAGGATCGCATTGTTGGTGCACACTTCTTCAG TCCAGCTCATGTCATGCCACTGTTGGAGATAGTTCGTACCCATCAGACTTCCTCGCAAGTTATCGTGGACTTGCTAGATGTGGCAAAGAAGATACGTAAAACACCAATAGTTGTTGGCAACTGCACTGGTTTCGCTGTCAATCGGATGTTCTTTCCTTACGGCCAGGCAGCTGCTTTTCTTGTTGATTATGGTCTGGATGTCTATCACATAGATCATGTGATCACACAATTTGGAATGCCAATGGGGCCTTTCCG CTTAATCGATCTTGTTGGTTTTGGTGTCTCTGTTGCCACAAGAATGCAATATCTCCAAAGTTATCCTGAACGATGCTACAAATCAATGCTTCTTCAGATTCTGCTCGAGGATAATAGGACAG GTGAATCTTCTCATAGGGGCTTCTACCTATATGACGATAAGCGAAAAGCCTATCCAgatcctgatttgagaaagtacATTGAGAAATCAAGGAACATGGCGGGTACTGTACAAGATCCTAAG CTGATGAAATTAACAGATAATGACATTGTAGAGATGGTATTCTTTCCCGTGGTGAATGAAGCCTGCCGAGTGCTTGATGAGGGAATTGCTCTGAAAGCATCTGACCTCGATGTAGCGTCCATTATGGGAATGGGTTTCCCATCTTATAG GGGTGGAGTAATGTTTTGGGCTGACTTGCTCAGCGCTAAATACGTGTACAACAGACTGGAGGCGTGGTCCAAGGATTATGGGGAGTTCTTCAGACCCTGTGAATATTTAGCTGCGAGAGCTCATCAGGGTGCATCTCTG GCTGCCATGGTTGATGGTGTTAAATCGCGACTTTAG